The sequence below is a genomic window from Lolium perenne isolate Kyuss_39 chromosome 7, Kyuss_2.0, whole genome shotgun sequence.
TGTGTTGGGCGTCGAGCAACCTAGAGCTGCCGCATCATGAACATGCCTGAACTCCAGAGTCCATAGTCGTCGTGTCTTCGATTTCAGCTTACCTGCTTGTTCCAGCAGGTAACTGCGCTCTCGCGCTCGCCGATATCAACCTGCAGGTACTCGCCATGGTTGGTAGGTGGAACTACGGGTATTTTTGTCAACATTAAACTCGCATTATACATGTCAACAATTGGGTGCCTGTTGGGACAATTGAACACATGGCGTGGACAGCAGGGCGCTCATACTCGCATGCTGTGTCGCAAATAGTGCTTGAGTAGCGACAAGTAGTTTCTCTAGTACCGCGAATGGAAGCCTACTTCCCAATGCCTCATAATCTTAGAATAGATGTATGGGCCAGCGAGGACTCTATGCAAAAGCATAGTAAATCACCACACCGTGGTCTTGAGAGTAAGTTgactcgatttgtttgtcatgtaTAGTTCTATCCTCACCAGATGCGGCATGCTGCAGTAGAGATGTAATATATATAGCCGGGTAATAGGCTTTTTTTACGGTACCATTTACCACCCCTGGAAAGGAGAGAGGTATGATTTAAACAACGGTCAGGATTAAGCCATTTAGATTAGGCCTGGCAGCCCAAGAAAACTTAGATTATGAAAACGGTAAAATTATTAGTATTCAGCCTGGCCCAATAACAAGAGCATCGTCTCAaacgccgccgccaccatgtcAAGCCGAGCGTTGCTAAAAAAAAACCACGTCAAGCCGAGCAGACGACGGTCGTCGTTTCAAACGCCGCCGCCATCATCTCGAAGCCAAGAACGCGACGGTCTTCATCTCAAACGTCGCCGCCACCATCGACAACCCTTCCTCCTGCATTGAGGGCGACCGCCGCTGCCACCGGATCGGCCCGGTCCTGCGCCGGCGAGCAACGGCGCCACCAAGTCGGCCCCGCCCCGTCCTGCATCGTGAGGTACCACCGCCGGCACCAGATCGGCCTGGTCCTGCATCAACGGCGAGCGAAGGCGCCACCAGGTCGACGCCGCCGCAGCATCGAGAGACGCCACTGCCAATCTCGCCGCAGGTATGTTCTGAAGTAGTAAAAACCCTGTATTAAACTGAATTTTAGTACAACCTTGTGCAAAACTCAGTCGTGTGAACTCCAATCATCTAAATGATGTGATGAAAAGAAAGGATGGGGCGCAAAACGGCAAAAGTAATCAGAAGTTGGTTTCTGAACTCAAACATATTTGTCTGCATCTAGTCAATAATACATGTACCTCTTGTGTTAATATATGATGAAACACGTACAGTCAGGTACAACATCGTGACAGTTGGCTCTAATAGAAACTACTGCTGGTTCGATTATTTATTATGAATACCGTAGTCTGCTTCTGATTAGTCATTTTATCGATAGTTCATAATGATCAAAGTCCAAACTGCTAATGGAGAAGCAGTGGCTAAACATGCTTGTAGGATAAAATTTGATGCTTCAAACAAACTGGTCAAAACTAATCTGAGAGAGATGCAGAGAACCTGCCCTTGGAGGAGGATAGATACGTTGCTTGGATCCCATTGATAATTCTGCATGAGGATtatattcctaaaatttgaaactaATCCCTTGTGGTCAACAAAGATGATGTATGATCAAAAGGAATGTGTACGCCCTAAGAGCAGTATGATATTGATAACTTCAGTCCATATATCAAAGAAAGCATCAATCATAAATCAAAATACTCTTCAACCATAATCCATAAACTGAACCCAAAGCCAAGTGATGCATGTGACGGTTAAGAGATGTAGCCCTCAAACTAATGGTGATTCAGATTGGACGAACTGAATATTGTAACTGAATCTTTTGGGGTGCAAATCTAATGTATATTGTTCTGACTACAACCACTAAATTTACAAAACAATGTGTGTTGCTTGAATGAGGCTTCCTCTTCTATGTTTCATCAAGCGTTCGGCTTGTCGATAAAATCAAGACAGCTATGCTTGAATGAGGCTACCttttctatttctgcgcagtttcCTACTGTTTTTTCCTGAAAAGAAATGTTTGAAACTAGCATTTCAGTGGTACATTTGTGATGTTGAAGTTTATTATAAAGGTGTTTATTGTAAGACATGATTTACTTGAATAGTAACATGAATATTATTTGTATGATTGCGGTTTTCAGACATGGAAGGTCAAGGCGCTGGTGAGGAGGAGCGTGAAGAGTAGATCCTTGTGGTTAGCAAGACCTTCAGAAGTGAGGACGAAAAACACTAGTCATGTGCCACGTAGACGTCAAGCTTTCTCGGTGCCGACTGAAGAATAGCTATGTTGGACTGAATGTAATTGGAATAGTGATTCTACTTAATAGCTATGTTGGAAATTATGTGATCTATCCTGATGCTTGTTAACTTGTTTTGATGGAGCTATGGAAGCAATATCGACCTACTTAATAAAACATTCTAATTGTTGATTTGCATGCTGAATCATTGTTGTATTCTGGTCTCACTTAAGATAACATGATCACGTTTGGAGATTGGGTCATGTTCAGGTATCAGAGTGCTTGCTTCTTGTATTTTGGAAAAATATCTAGCTCACAGTGAATGTATTTCAACTATGACCCAATTACAGTGAGAAATCATCTAGAGCAAGGATCGGATGTCGAAAGGATTTCCTCTTGCTGCTGTTGATTCGGATGGTATAAAGGTGCATGTTGTAAACAAGTTATTCACTTGTTGTGTCCCGTATGTACAGAGCTATTTGTGTCCGGTATGTACAGAGCTACTTGTTGTGTTACGACTTCTCTGACCGGCCGAGAGCTTGTATTTTGCAGTCACTGTAATTGGGCAGAACAAAGATCGAGTGTGTACATAAATAGGGCAACACTTCATTCTGCTAGCAAAAATTTGTTGTGGATGCGCAACTCAGAACTGAGAAACTGTCATATGCCACTCCAACGAAAGCCATACACTAGAGCCACTATTTTTTTTCTCTACATACTACATGCCGATGGTAGTTTCAGAGTACAATTGAACTATTTCAAAAGTAGGATAAAGAGTATTCTGAACGAAACAAGATAACTAACTTAGCTGCCAGATTTTTCAATTATTTGATTGACAAACTGAAGTAAACAGTGGTAGTACCAAACTCGATAAAAAAACAGCTAGTCCACATATTACAAACAGAAGTAAACACCGGAGAGAAGGATCATAGCAAATTCCAATCATGCCTCGCCATAAAGACCAGGACCTGTGCCATCGATCTTGCCACACTAGGTCTTAAATTTGTGCTTGCGGAGGTCTTCGTCATTGTCAGGGTAGAAATCTGTGCCCTCCATCATCAAAAGGCCGCAGTCGATGACCTCCTTCACATGCAGAATGAGATTGTACTCCTGCATGCGCTTGTGCGTGGGGGAGCTTGGAGCCGGCAGTGATTCGACGTTCTCGTCGGAGCCAGGTTGCGTAGGAACCACGACAGGCATCGGCACCGTAACTGCCAGCTGCTTTGGCACAGAGCAGGGGTCACAGCCACGCGGTGACATGCACAACCCAGAGGTCAGTCGCCAGTAACATCTAACCGAGCACGCCTCGGACAAATTATAGTCTTGAACAACACAGGTATTTGATGGGTTGCTGGGACGGTTGGCTACCCTTCTCAAGCTCTCATTTGAATTGGCAGCCACAATGTGTAGATGCACACACAGTGCGCTATCTTGTACTCCTGATCACCTGCAACACTCGTGTGATTCAGCTGGCATGACATCGTTGGCAGAAGGTGACAAGAGCTTTCTTCAGTATATCATCTACATCAGTTATGTATTTCGCTTCATGTAATTTGTAATGCCCTGCAGAATATAAAAAATTTACGTGGTTGCAAATTTAATCTAGAATCATGACTCCCAGCAGAGAAAAAAATATCAATGACTTTGGTTGATGAAACTGAAATAAATAGCCAAATATCTACAATAAGCTCTAGGTTATAGGTAGCTTACTGCTTACAGTACTAAATTCTGAAATTATATTGTGATTGCCCTCATGACTTAAGCATAAACATTCAGACAGTCGGATCAAACATTTGAGCTTAGTATTTTgtccataaaataaaaaaaatctgaaattcATGGAACATAATGTTAGGCAAGAAAATGGAAATGATTAATTCATTATCTTCTACTCTTATCTAGGTCTCTAGGACCTGAACTTATGGAGATGAATGTTTTTGTACTTATCTGGCAATCTTACTGCAATTAACAAATCCAAATATGATATAAATGCAAGGTCTTGGAATGCACACTGCCACAATTGTAAGTGTGCAGAACCACATTTATAATATCATGTCACATTTTATATTAGTAATCAGTAACTCTATGTAATAAGATCAGAGACTGAAGATCAAATAAAGTCGTACCAGTATGAGGGGAACCAGTCCACTTCATTACTTTAACATATGTGCCTAGTTCAACCAAACGCCTGACATGGCATGGAGCAATATCATCATCTTCTGAGCAGAATATAAGAACCCAACCCAACCCCTGCATTAATAATGAATTAAAATATTTGGTGTGGCTACTGAGGATGATTTGCAAGATAACAAAGGTAAAACCAGACTTACCGCTGATGAGTGCAGTGTGTGCCAATATTATGCGCACTGAGCTTCAATTCTGCTTGGGAAGAGAGTATCCATTCCAGATGCTAGAGCCTTTGCCATCAAGGCGTATCATGGATGGTTGAGATGACGTGCCAATCACAGGATTTTGGAGAAACTGGGTAccaacgccgccgccgctgatACAATATTGGGGAAGGGGGCGGTGGACGGGGGTAGGTAGTACATCAGATGGGTGGGCGCGCGGGCGGCGCAGGCCGTGCGGGAGGGCGCCGCCAGTGCCAGGTTCGTCAAAGAAAGGGCGCAGCAGCAGTCGGCCTCGACCATGGCAAGGACAACCAGAACGCCGACCGCAGCGCAGACGGTGGGGACGGGGAGGGCGAGATCCTCTGCGGCGATGGTGAGGAAGGCGGCCGAGAAGGAGAGGCGGAGGAGGGCAGCCGAGGAGTCGCTGCACAACGTCATGTTCCTCTCCATCTGGGGCGGTGGTGCCGGAGTTGGGGAATGTAGGGAGTAGCGGCGGCGGAGCAACCTCTCGCAGCAACGTCGGGGAAGAAAGAGGAATCACCATCCGCTGTGGTCGGCGCATCATGGGGCTGGGCCCGTCTATTGGGCCAGGCCCGTCTACATTTTTTTACTGAGGTGCGAAAATTCCTAGAGGTATGTAACATACTTTTGGACTGTGGTATGAAATTATTTAGACCATTGGATGAACGGAAATTAATGGCTATTAATCATTTGAGGGTACCACAAAAGAACCCGGGTAATATTAGTTTCTTTCCTCATGTGAGTTCTGGTGCTTTATTTGATAGCAGCTCTGATTATGTGTCTTTATTGTCATAGTACAATATAATAGTGCATTAAATTTTATTTGTTGGAGTAGCTTGAATCATCCACCAAGACAGAAGTGATACAGATATAGCCGCTGTGCTAAACAATATGCATATATACTGCCGGTGCCACAACACCATTGATAGTGCCTTGTTTAATTCCATTTTCTCTCCACGGGAGATCCGTGCAAAGAAGAACATGGTGCTTTTTTAAGTTTTAGCAAAAAAATAGTAAGTTCTATAAAATCTTGAAAGGAAATCAGAATTGTCCCATGTAAAATATTTGGTTGTACAGTCTGTAGGATTAGCACTGAGATTGATTTATATGTTCTCTTGTTGATATTCAGGTTTGTTGTAACCGCATCTTTCATAAACCTCTGGTCGAATGAAGTTTCCCAAAGATGAGTTTCACagtttctcctttttttttttttaacggAGTTTCACAGTTTCTCCTTAGAAAGGAATAGAATGTGCaaattgctttgtttccttcgttACTAGAAACATGCACTGGTAGAAAAAAAGGCTTTAGTCccagttcgcaactgccattagtcgcggttgcgcaaccgggaataAAGgatcgcgactaaagccccccccccccccctagtcgcggttgcttacgaaccgcgactaaaggtccgtccacgtgggcggctagcGTGCGCGGGCGAAGGACCTTTCGttaatttttttttaattcatttgggtttctaattttttttcactccgtttttttctattttttttcagaatttctattatttcagttatttgcatagcttagtctctatctctaactacacttatctctaataaaattacttactcgtggtcaaacttcccgctcggtcacccatcctcccactactccacctctagcacgcttaacttccgagttccattccgtcCCGCAACCAAGTGCTACGCGCACATGTATgtgatattagtatcatatcaatcctattaacatgttggtcgatgtcacattttttatagtttgaatttcaaataatttttttcataaacaaaaataatgatgtaataataatcgtgaataaataaataaacattaactttttatttttttttaattttttaaatattttttttgccaaaacctaaaaatttgaaaatctaaaaattgggtaaaagtaatagtaatctttatgctggatgcaattattaattttatttttttgaaaaatttaaaaaatataaaatccataatttatagcaaaaactaaaatcttccttctttcatattttcatttggaattttgagaatctaaaaattggctaaccgggtaaatccgggtgaattcggatgtaactttttcccaggatttttttgatatattatacgttttttccgacgtcgtatgcaaaagttattgcggttttaccattttttaaaccttttttgcaaaaaaaagtgaaaattcgaatttcttaatttctccgaatagtaggttgcataacatacaagaatctgaaaacaatttttttttgaattttctatcattttcttttgtattttacaaaccgaaaaaaggcgatccacagggGGGGTGGGGTGTGCAGggtgcgtgggagtaaaaaaactcggaaaaaccttttgtctcggttggggacaccaaccggaactaaaggggtacccttttgTCGCAGTTGGTgtacccaaccgggactaaaggtttttccgccggccgcatccctccatagccctttagtcccggttggtgttaccaaccaccgcgactaaaggggtaccctttcgtcttggatggagcattagtcgcaggtcgcctcccgaaccgcgactaaagccccctttagtcgcggttcgaatatttccgggactaatgggggtggacggaagcctctttttctactagtgatgtcTTGCCCTGTACTCCAAATGCTAAGTTTTGTTCATGATGTCTCCTACCCCTACTATGAATGTGCATTTTAAAGCCGGAACTCTTCATGAAAGAATAGATTATCGCCACATAAACGTGGTAAAACTAGAGTTGACAATTATTTTATAAGGAAATGGCGTTGACTCTTATATATGCTCATTTCATGGCGAACCGTTTTACGGGGGTTGGAGGTTCCTAGGGAACCGTTTTACGCCCCACCTGAATAGATTGCTTCAAAAGAGCGTTACAAGACCAAGCTCCTGTCGACCCTTTCGGGTTGACATCGGTCAAGATATATTGTTAGTTACATcagaaaagaggaggatgacaaCATAAGAACTTGAATAATTGCCATGTAGCCTAGCTACCAGCATGTCGACCAAAAGAGGATACAACACACAACACAAGACTGAGAAGTGACGCTAGACGCAGTCGAAGGGTATCGCAATACCGAGATCTTGCAAATGTAATTCCACCTGCACACGGTAGCCCTCATTAGCTAAGAATTTAGAATTACATTCTATTTCATTCCGAACTCGTTATGCGAAAATAGGTGAGGTGACACTAAGACAAGGTATGGGACTTCCCGCACTAAGTAGCCATTTTGGCAGATTTTATGTGCTCTTTTTGTTGTAGGATATCATGTCTTACTCGTTTCTCTTGAAATTTGAAACACGCATATGTGGTTCTGTTTCCCACTCAATTAATTGATTAAATTATTTGAAATATGAACTTATTGACATTGGTATGTGTATGTGATTTGTGTGAATACACATAGATGCACGATATATAGGATAAGTATTTGATTCTTATAGTTTTTTCTACTATCCAATTTATTGCGAGTAAACAAGATATATAAAGTCTGGCCCTATAGTACATCATTCTATATCCCGACGCACCCTAGATAAGTCTATGCAACAACCAAAATTAATCTGGAAATTAATCTCTGTTGGCCCTCTTCAAACTGATAAGGTGGCATGTTTGGTTCTAGGGTCTAAACCAGTTTGTAACTTTGTATACCgagtactttttttttttttttttttgagcgttTTGTATACCGAGTACTGAGTACAAGCGACACATAGGGAACTCTTTTGCAGCCCAAACCAAACTTTTGTAGCAGCAGAAATCAGAAATGATACTGGCCCAGCCTACCCCAGCCCAGCCCAACAGCAACTCCGACGACGGGGCACCGTGCCGGAGACGGAGAGCAGAGGTGCCATCACGCGCGGCGGAGAATCGGCCAGCGAGGCGCCCCCGTGCTCCGCAAGAAAGAAGAAACCTTTTGGCCCCGAGGCGAAGCAACATTTCGTCGCCAGAGTACGAAGACCGCGGGAGATAGGGATTGAAAGAGGGGAAGAAAATATGTTCATCCAGAAGGTAATGGTTTTTTATACTGTAATTCGATTTGCCATCTTCTGCCATTAATCCGCGGGTAAACTAGCGCAGAGATTCACTATCTTTTGTATATGTGTATAAATTTTCGCTGTGGTGGCGCAGGCATGGCGGACGGCGGCGTTTGGGCTCTACGGCTTCACCCAGTTCACCAAATCCGGTTTCGTGTAAGCCCAATTGCGCCCAATCCTCTCGCAGTTTCTCTTTTGGGTTGATGTAGCGTGCGTGATTTCGCGCAAGTGCGCTGCTGTGTCTCCGTTGGTAGATGTGAGTTTCTTGTCCCATCCGCGTCGATGGAGCGCGTCATGTTGAATTTATCACAGTAATTGGGAATACGATTGTTTCGCCCGTAATGTGAACGAACCAGGAGCCCTTCTGAGCAGCTGAACGCTGAACCGTGAACTGTTTGCGTTCATGAAAAATAGAGGGAGAGCTGATTTTGATTCGATTTTGG
It includes:
- the LOC127313344 gene encoding uncharacterized protein; the protein is MERNMTLCSDSSAALLRLSFSAAFLTIAAEDLALPVPTVCAAVGVLVVLAMVEADCCCALSLTNLALAAPSRTACAARAPTHLMYYLPPSTAPFPNIVSAAAALVPSFSKIL